TAAAGAAGTTTTTGACATCATTAAACGCTCCGATGAGGCACTTTATGATGCAAAACGAAAAGGTCGAAATCAAGTACAAATTCTCTAACTTTTTAAATTAAGAGTTTATTTATCCGAGTTAGCTATAATTTTCAAATATTTTCTAAAAAGGACACACAATGGCAACAACCAAACTCAAAGGTAATCCAGTAGCACTTTCAGGCGCACAAATAAATGTTGGCGATAACGCACCCGTTGTAACACTTGTAGCAAAAGACTTAAGTGAAATCAAAGTCGGTGGAGCGAGTGATAAAGCTCAAATCATCGTTATCGTACCTTCATTAGACACAGCAGTCTGTGCTCAAGAGACACGTACATTTAACACAAAAGCTGCAGCAACTCCTGATGCAACTGTTGTCGTTGCCTCTATGGATCTTCCATTTGCGATGGGACGTTTTTGTACGACTGAGGGAATTGAAAACCTTCAAGTAGGTAGCGATTTTAGAGAAAGAGCTTTAGCAAATGCTTATGGCGTTTTAATTGCGGATGGTCCACTTAAAGGACTCAGTGCAAGAGCTATCTTCGTCGTCGATAAAAGCGGTAAAGTTGTTTACAAAGAGATCTGTCCTGAAATTACAGAAGAACCAAATTACGAAGCGGCATTATGCGCGCTTAAAGAGACCGTCGCTCCATCACACAAATGTGGCTGTGGTGCACGCTAATCTAACTTAGTTTTGCTTCCTCTTGTGTCTGATAAAGCCACGAGAGGAGCTTCTGCATTCTTTTCATCGTCGCCTCATCAACATTCTGTTCTGGAAGCTCTATAATCATCTCCATCAAAGCTCTGTTTTGTAAAAAAGCAATATCATAAAGTGCGGCTTTATCTATAATTTTTTCTAAAAAATGCCTATTATGAAGCTCTGAAACACTTTTTTGCACACTTTGGTAGTGCGACAATCCTTTAGGTATCATAACGCAATCACTCCTGCAAAACGTCCTGTTATTTTGTCTCTTCGGTACGAAAAATAATCCGTATCACAGCATGTACAGACATCTGATATATCCATATTTTCTGGCTTAATTCCCAGTGCTACAAATGCCGCATGGTTGTAGCTTTGTAAATCCAAAAAGTAGTTATTCTCTTTTACATGTAAAAAATTTTCAAACCCTTTTGTTGCTTCAAAACCTACTTCATAACAACATTGATGAATCGAAGGACCCATCCAAATTTTTAACTCTTCCATGCGTGAACCAAAACGCTCACCCATCGCAAGAGCAGTTTTCTGACCTACCTGTAAAAGCGTTCCAACACGTCCCGCATGCGCAACGCCAATGGCTTCATGTTTGGCATCGTAAAAAAGTATGGGGATACAATCTGCGACCATGACAGCCAAGCCAATTCCTTGCACATTGGTTATCATCGCGTCACACGTGGGTGCTTCATCGCCCGTTTCAATACACACAATACAATCGCTATGCACTTGATCCATAAAAACAAGTTTGGAAACACCCAATTTTTCTTTTAAAATTTCACGATTTTTCGTTACATGTAAAGCATTATCGTTTACATGTAATCCTAAATTGAGGCTATCAAAAGGAGCCAGACTGACGCCCTCAAAGCGTGTCGTAAAATGATGCTGCATCAATAGGTCGCCATAATGCGATCCACGCTATTCCAATCAAGTGCATCTTTTTTGCTAAACATATGATGGAGATAACGCGCAAACATATCGGTTTCAACGTTAACTTTTTGCCCTACTTTATAACTTCCGATCAGTGTT
This Sulfurospirillum arsenophilum NBRC 109478 DNA region includes the following protein-coding sequences:
- the tpx gene encoding thiol peroxidase produces the protein MATTKLKGNPVALSGAQINVGDNAPVVTLVAKDLSEIKVGGASDKAQIIVIVPSLDTAVCAQETRTFNTKAAATPDATVVVASMDLPFAMGRFCTTEGIENLQVGSDFRERALANAYGVLIADGPLKGLSARAIFVVDKSGKVVYKEICPEITEEPNYEAALCALKETVAPSHKCGCGAR
- the pgeF gene encoding peptidoglycan editing factor PgeF, producing the protein MQHHFTTRFEGVSLAPFDSLNLGLHVNDNALHVTKNREILKEKLGVSKLVFMDQVHSDCIVCIETGDEAPTCDAMITNVQGIGLAVMVADCIPILFYDAKHEAIGVAHAGRVGTLLQVGQKTALAMGERFGSRMEELKIWMGPSIHQCCYEVGFEATKGFENFLHVKENNYFLDLQSYNHAAFVALGIKPENMDISDVCTCCDTDYFSYRRDKITGRFAGVIAL